The Streptomyces luteogriseus genome includes a window with the following:
- a CDS encoding roadblock/LC7 domain-containing protein produces MSQAAQNLNWLITNFVDNTPGVSHTVVVSADGLLLAMSEGFPRDRADQLAAVASGLTSLTAGASRIFEGGAVNQTVVEMERGFLFIMSVSDGSSLAVLAHPEADIGLIGYEMALLVDRAGTVLTPDLRAELQGSLLN; encoded by the coding sequence ATGAGCCAGGCGGCACAGAACCTGAACTGGTTGATCACCAACTTCGTGGACAACACCCCGGGGGTGTCCCACACGGTGGTGGTCTCCGCCGACGGACTCCTTCTGGCGATGTCCGAAGGGTTCCCCCGCGACCGCGCCGACCAGCTCGCGGCCGTCGCCTCCGGTCTGACGTCTCTGACGGCAGGCGCCTCCCGGATCTTCGAGGGAGGCGCGGTGAACCAGACGGTTGTGGAGATGGAGCGGGGATTCCTCTTCATCATGTCCGTATCCGACGGCTCGTCGCTCGCCGTCCTCGCACACCCGGAGGCGGACATCGGCCTCATCGGGTACGAGATGGCACTGCTGGTCGACCGAGCCGGTACGGTCCTGACACCGGACCTTCGTGCAGAGCTCCAGGGGAGCCTGCTCAACTAA
- a CDS encoding DUF742 domain-containing protein, translating into MATPPGGPSSGNWSYGPAQGQGDGGQNPNRYNFPSAPSHRQPYAPQGPGPSPYDQPPAPRIQPVQPQRRNPEPAPGGGSNNHNPLVRPYAMTGGRTRPRYQLAIEALVHTTAQPHQMQGQLPEHQRICNLCREIKSVAEISALLTIPLGVARILVADLAEAGLVAIHQPGGDENAGGQPDVTLLERVLSGLRKL; encoded by the coding sequence GTGGCAACACCCCCAGGCGGTCCGTCTTCGGGCAACTGGTCGTACGGCCCTGCCCAGGGCCAGGGCGACGGTGGTCAGAACCCGAACCGTTACAACTTCCCCTCCGCACCGAGCCACCGGCAGCCGTACGCGCCGCAGGGCCCCGGCCCGTCGCCGTACGACCAGCCGCCGGCCCCGCGTATCCAGCCTGTGCAGCCGCAGCGCCGCAACCCCGAGCCGGCGCCCGGCGGAGGGTCGAACAATCACAATCCGCTGGTGCGTCCGTACGCCATGACCGGCGGCCGGACCCGCCCGCGCTACCAGCTCGCCATCGAGGCGCTGGTGCACACCACTGCGCAGCCGCACCAGATGCAGGGCCAGTTGCCCGAGCATCAGCGGATCTGCAACCTCTGCCGGGAAATCAAGTCGGTCGCCGAGATCTCGGCGCTCCTCACGATCCCTCTCGGCGTGGCCAGGATCCTCGTCGCCGACTTGGCGGAAGCGGGACTGGTCGCCATCCATCAGCCCGGCGGCGACGAGAACGCCGGCGGCCAGCCAGACGTGACACTGCTCGAAAGGGTGCTCAGTGGACTTCGCAAGCTCTAG
- a CDS encoding GTP-binding protein codes for MDFASSSGGPSRSTTSAKIVVAGGFGVGKTTFVGAVSEINPLRTEAVMTSASAGIDDLTHTGDKTTTTVAMDFGRITLDQDLILYLFGTPGQDRFWFMWDDLVRGAIGAIVLVDTRRLADCFPAVDYFENSGLPFVIALNGFDGQQPYTPDEVREALQIGPDTPIITTDARHRADAKSALITLVEHALMARLR; via the coding sequence GTGGACTTCGCAAGCTCTAGCGGAGGGCCTTCCCGCTCCACCACGTCCGCGAAGATCGTGGTGGCTGGCGGCTTCGGCGTGGGCAAGACCACGTTCGTGGGTGCCGTCTCGGAGATCAACCCGCTGCGCACCGAGGCCGTGATGACGTCCGCTTCGGCCGGCATCGACGACCTCACCCACACCGGGGACAAGACCACCACCACGGTGGCCATGGACTTCGGCCGTATCACCCTGGACCAGGACCTGATCCTGTACCTCTTCGGTACGCCCGGTCAGGACCGCTTCTGGTTCATGTGGGACGACCTGGTCCGCGGCGCCATCGGCGCGATCGTGCTGGTCGACACGAGGAGGCTCGCCGACTGCTTCCCCGCCGTCGACTACTTCGAGAACTCGGGCCTGCCGTTCGTCATCGCGCTGAACGGCTTCGACGGACAGCAGCCGTACACCCCGGACGAGGTGCGCGAGGCGCTCCAGATCGGCCCGGACACGCCCATCATCACGACCGACGCCCGCCACCGGGCCGACGCGAAGTCGGCGCTGATCACGCTGGTGGAGCACGCTCTGATGGCGCGGCTGCGTTAG
- a CDS encoding acyl-CoA carboxylase subunit epsilon — MESPDIRVEKGHAEPEEVAAITAILLARAAARPTDPTPAHRGRIKAGWRRLEREPGFRAPHSWR; from the coding sequence ATGGAATCGCCTGACATCCGCGTCGAGAAGGGCCACGCCGAGCCCGAGGAAGTCGCCGCCATCACGGCCATCCTCCTGGCCCGCGCCGCCGCCCGCCCCACGGACCCGACCCCGGCCCACCGCGGCCGCATCAAGGCCGGCTGGCGCCGCCTGGAGCGCGAGCCGGGCTTCCGCGCCCCGCACAGCTGGCGCTGA
- a CDS encoding acyl-CoA carboxylase subunit beta — protein MTVLDEAPGEPTDARGRVAELHEIRAQAVAGPSEKATNAQHAKGKLTARERIELLLDPESFREVEQLRRHRATGFGLEAKKPYTDGVITGWGTVEGRTVFVYAHDFRIFGGALGEAHATKIHKIMDMAIAAGAPLVSLNDGAGARIQEGVSALAGYGGIFQRNTRASGVIPQISVMLGPCAGGAAYSPALTDFVFMVRETSQMFITGPDVVKAVTGEEITQNGLGGADVHAETSGVCHFAYDDEETCIAEVRYLLSLLPQNNRENPPRTEASDAADRRSDVLLDLVPADGNRPYDMAKVIEEIVDDGEYLEVHERWARNIICALGRMDGQVVGIVANQPQALAGVLDIEASEKAARFVQMCDAFNIPIITLLDVPGFLPGVDQEHGGIIRHGAKLLYAYCNATVPRISLILRKAYGGAYIVMDSQSIGADLTYAWPTNEIAVMGAEGAANVIFRRQIAEAEDPEAMRARMVKEYKSELMHPYYAAERGLVDDVIDPAETREVLIKSLAMLQTKHADLPSRKHGNPPQ, from the coding sequence ATGACCGTTTTGGATGAGGCGCCGGGTGAGCCGACCGACGCGCGTGGACGCGTGGCCGAACTGCACGAGATCCGTGCGCAGGCGGTGGCCGGACCGAGCGAGAAGGCGACCAACGCGCAGCACGCCAAGGGCAAGCTGACCGCGCGGGAGCGCATCGAACTCCTCCTCGACCCGGAGTCCTTCCGGGAGGTCGAGCAGCTGCGCCGGCACCGGGCCACGGGCTTCGGCCTGGAGGCCAAGAAGCCGTACACCGACGGTGTGATCACCGGCTGGGGCACGGTGGAAGGCCGCACGGTCTTCGTCTACGCGCACGACTTCCGCATCTTCGGCGGCGCCCTGGGCGAGGCCCACGCCACGAAGATCCACAAGATCATGGACATGGCCATCGCGGCCGGTGCCCCGCTCGTCTCGCTCAACGACGGCGCCGGCGCCCGCATCCAGGAGGGCGTCTCGGCCCTCGCCGGCTACGGCGGCATCTTCCAGCGCAACACCAGGGCCTCGGGGGTGATCCCGCAGATCTCGGTGATGCTCGGCCCGTGCGCCGGCGGCGCGGCCTACAGCCCCGCCCTCACCGACTTCGTCTTCATGGTCCGCGAGACCTCGCAGATGTTCATCACCGGCCCCGACGTCGTCAAGGCGGTCACCGGCGAGGAGATCACCCAGAACGGCCTGGGCGGCGCGGACGTGCATGCCGAGACCTCCGGTGTCTGCCACTTCGCCTACGACGACGAAGAGACCTGCATCGCCGAGGTCCGCTACCTCCTCTCGCTGCTCCCGCAGAACAACCGCGAGAACCCGCCCCGCACCGAGGCCTCGGACGCGGCCGACCGCCGCTCGGACGTCCTCCTGGACCTGGTCCCGGCGGACGGCAACCGTCCGTACGACATGGCCAAGGTCATCGAGGAGATCGTCGACGACGGCGAGTACCTGGAGGTCCACGAGCGCTGGGCCCGCAACATCATCTGCGCGCTGGGCCGGATGGACGGCCAGGTCGTCGGCATCGTGGCGAACCAGCCGCAGGCCCTGGCGGGCGTGCTGGACATCGAGGCCTCCGAGAAGGCGGCCCGTTTCGTTCAGATGTGCGATGCGTTCAACATCCCGATCATCACTCTTCTGGACGTCCCCGGCTTCCTCCCGGGCGTCGACCAGGAGCACGGTGGCATCATCCGCCACGGCGCGAAGCTCCTCTACGCCTACTGCAACGCGACCGTACCGAGGATCTCCCTGATCCTGCGCAAGGCCTACGGAGGTGCGTACATCGTCATGGACAGCCAGTCCATCGGTGCCGACCTCACCTACGCCTGGCCGACCAACGAGATCGCCGTCATGGGCGCCGAGGGTGCGGCCAACGTCATCTTCCGCCGCCAGATCGCCGAGGCCGAGGACCCCGAGGCCATGCGGGCCCGCATGGTCAAGGAGTACAAGTCCGAGCTGATGCACCCCTACTACGCGGCCGAGCGCGGCCTGGTCGACGACGTCATCGACCCCGCCGAGACCCGCGAGGTGCTGATCAAGTCCCTCGCCATGCTCCAGACCAAGCACGCGGACCTGCCGTCCCGCAAGCACGGCAACCCGCCGCAGTAA
- a CDS encoding polysaccharide lyase 8 family protein yields the protein MTPQRRPVPRRAAGAATPLRPSRRALMLAVAALAATGGAAPGGRDADAPGDPYDTLRRRWLGISLGTGYDPTAEPYAARLAETGALARDLHASMAPAADSLWPGRAFDPPAGITLSYGRLWTMTQAYVQQGTGSTADPALLTGILRGLDHLSATVYNPSTTRYGNWWEWQIGSPRLLTDITAALYEELGEARVRAVCAAVDHFVPDSALGDYSGTSTGANRVDLCRSVALRGILGRDPAKIALARDALSPVFPYVTRGDGLHADGSFVQHTWVAYSGTYGQVMLDGLGRLFALLAGSDWEVTDPNRQIVLDSVERAYAPLIHDGLVMDSVNGRAISRGYLSTDDRRILRGDHYHGGQLIAAIALLAAGASPAERERWHARVKGWIERDTVSPILTAPQFGVADLARLHAIAASPAPAAPEPTGHHLFAAMDRAVHRGPRFTVNIAMASDRIAHYECGNGENPRGWHTGAGMVGWWAEGTGDQYTDWFWPTVDWYRLPGTTVSTRRLADREGGEWGTARPDARWVGGTTDGTHAALGQHLKGLGSTLEARKSWFCVEDAVICLGAGITCSDGVPVETIVDNRNLGASGTQRFVKGPHWAHLEGHGGWVLFGREPKALREDRTGAWSDINTGSTPERRTRRWQTLWLDHGTDPEDATYTYVLMPGASRRAVARRAADRHWMSVLANDAGRQAVTVPSLGCTAANFWHAGTAGPLSATGGASVLIVRRGRSATLCVSEPPRTGEPLEIVWDHPVRRVDRADETVEVLSTGRRLRVRVTPEKVCATHVCEVTLS from the coding sequence ATGACTCCCCAGCGTCGACCCGTCCCCCGCCGCGCGGCCGGGGCAGCCACCCCGCTCCGGCCCAGCCGCCGCGCCCTGATGCTGGCGGTCGCGGCCCTCGCGGCGACCGGGGGCGCGGCGCCCGGGGGCCGGGACGCCGACGCGCCGGGCGATCCGTACGACACCCTCCGACGCCGCTGGCTCGGCATTTCGCTCGGCACCGGCTACGACCCCACGGCCGAGCCCTACGCCGCCCGGCTCGCCGAGACCGGCGCACTCGCCCGCGACCTGCACGCGAGCATGGCCCCGGCGGCGGACTCCCTCTGGCCCGGGCGCGCCTTCGACCCGCCGGCCGGCATCACCCTCAGCTACGGCCGCCTGTGGACCATGACCCAGGCCTACGTCCAGCAGGGCACCGGCTCCACCGCCGACCCCGCCCTCCTGACCGGCATCCTGCGCGGCCTCGACCACCTCTCCGCCACCGTCTACAACCCCTCCACCACCCGCTACGGCAACTGGTGGGAGTGGCAGATCGGCAGCCCTCGCCTGCTCACCGACATCACGGCCGCCCTGTACGAGGAGCTGGGGGAGGCCCGCGTCCGTGCCGTCTGCGCCGCGGTCGACCATTTCGTCCCCGACTCGGCCCTCGGCGACTACAGCGGCACCTCCACCGGCGCCAACCGTGTCGACCTGTGCCGTTCCGTGGCCCTGCGCGGGATCCTCGGCCGCGACCCCGCCAAGATCGCCCTCGCCCGGGACGCCCTCTCCCCGGTCTTCCCGTACGTCACCCGGGGCGACGGCCTCCACGCCGACGGCTCCTTCGTCCAGCACACCTGGGTCGCCTACTCGGGCACCTACGGCCAGGTCATGCTCGACGGCCTCGGCCGGCTCTTCGCCCTGCTCGCCGGATCCGACTGGGAGGTCACCGACCCGAACCGGCAGATCGTCCTCGACAGCGTCGAGCGGGCCTACGCGCCGCTCATCCACGACGGACTGGTCATGGACAGCGTCAACGGCCGGGCCATCAGCCGCGGTTACCTCAGCACCGACGACCGCAGGATCCTGCGCGGCGACCACTACCACGGCGGGCAGCTCATCGCCGCGATCGCCCTGCTCGCGGCCGGTGCGAGCCCCGCGGAACGCGAGCGCTGGCACGCCCGCGTGAAGGGCTGGATCGAACGCGACACCGTGAGCCCGATCCTGACGGCACCCCAGTTCGGCGTCGCCGACCTGGCCCGGCTGCACGCCATCGCCGCCTCACCCGCCCCGGCCGCCCCCGAACCCACCGGGCACCACCTCTTCGCCGCCATGGACCGAGCCGTCCACCGCGGCCCCCGCTTCACGGTGAACATCGCCATGGCCAGCGACCGCATCGCCCACTACGAATGCGGCAACGGCGAGAACCCCCGCGGCTGGCACACCGGCGCGGGCATGGTCGGGTGGTGGGCCGAGGGCACCGGCGACCAGTACACGGACTGGTTCTGGCCGACCGTCGACTGGTACCGCCTGCCCGGCACCACCGTCTCCACCAGGCGGCTCGCCGACCGCGAGGGCGGCGAGTGGGGCACGGCCCGCCCGGACGCGCGCTGGGTCGGCGGCACCACCGACGGCACCCACGCGGCCCTCGGTCAGCACCTCAAGGGCCTCGGCTCCACCCTCGAAGCCCGCAAGTCCTGGTTCTGCGTCGAGGACGCGGTGATCTGCCTGGGCGCCGGGATCACCTGCTCCGACGGCGTCCCGGTCGAGACGATCGTCGACAACCGCAACCTCGGCGCGTCCGGCACCCAGCGCTTCGTCAAGGGTCCGCACTGGGCCCACCTGGAGGGCCACGGCGGCTGGGTCCTGTTCGGCCGCGAGCCGAAGGCGTTGCGCGAGGACCGCACCGGCGCCTGGTCCGACATCAACACCGGCAGCACACCGGAGCGGCGCACTCGCCGCTGGCAGACCCTCTGGCTCGACCACGGCACCGACCCCGAGGACGCCACGTACACCTATGTCCTCATGCCCGGGGCGTCCCGCAGGGCGGTCGCACGCCGGGCCGCCGACCGCCACTGGATGTCGGTCCTCGCCAACGACGCCGGCCGCCAGGCGGTCACCGTGCCCTCCCTCGGCTGCACCGCCGCGAACTTCTGGCACGCGGGGACGGCGGGCCCGCTCTCCGCCACCGGCGGCGCGAGCGTGCTGATCGTCCGCCGGGGCCGTAGCGCTACCCTCTGCGTGAGCGAGCCGCCCCGTACGGGCGAACCGCTGGAGATCGTCTGGGACCACCCGGTCCGCCGGGTCGACCGCGCGGACGAGACGGTCGAGGTGCTCTCCACGGGCCGCCGACTGCGCGTGCGCGTCACCCCGGAGAAGGTATGCGCCACCCACGTATGTGAGGTGACTCTCTCCTGA
- a CDS encoding SDR family NAD(P)-dependent oxidoreductase — MTLTGSGSAYDPPADPVPRRATAPVPARVNQYGPPRRLDRRVALVTGASSGIGAATARRFAMDGWQLLLNGRDRHRLEQTASGTSAVVLPADLAAPGGPRLLAQSALHTTGRIDVLVAGAGMGWTGPFTAMPHTDIDRVLTLDLNATLHLVREVLPTMIAAGKGRVVLLGAVAGCVGLREEAVYSAAKAGLAAFAEALRQELRGTGVGVTFVVPGAVDTAFHTRRGRPYDGTRAGLLSPGCVAGAIWDAVRQNRDEAYIPTWLTVPGRVRGLAPGLYRRLLNRFG, encoded by the coding sequence GTGACACTCACCGGCTCCGGCTCGGCCTACGACCCACCGGCGGACCCCGTCCCGCGGCGCGCCACGGCCCCCGTCCCCGCCCGGGTGAACCAGTACGGGCCACCGCGGCGGCTCGACCGGCGCGTGGCCCTGGTCACCGGCGCCTCCTCGGGCATCGGCGCGGCCACGGCACGGCGTTTCGCCATGGACGGCTGGCAGCTGCTGCTGAACGGACGCGACCGGCACCGCCTGGAGCAGACGGCGTCCGGCACCTCCGCCGTCGTACTGCCCGCCGACCTCGCCGCCCCGGGCGGCCCGCGCCTGCTCGCCCAGTCCGCGCTGCACACCACCGGCCGGATCGACGTCCTGGTCGCCGGGGCGGGCATGGGATGGACGGGCCCCTTCACCGCCATGCCGCACACCGACATCGACCGCGTACTGACCCTGGACCTCAACGCCACGCTCCACCTCGTGCGCGAGGTGCTGCCCACCATGATCGCGGCCGGGAAGGGCCGCGTGGTGCTGCTCGGAGCGGTCGCGGGCTGCGTGGGTCTGCGGGAGGAGGCGGTGTACTCCGCCGCCAAGGCCGGTCTGGCCGCTTTCGCCGAGGCGCTCCGGCAGGAACTGCGCGGCACGGGCGTGGGCGTGACCTTCGTCGTGCCCGGCGCCGTCGACACGGCCTTCCACACCCGCCGCGGCAGGCCCTACGACGGCACCCGCGCCGGTCTCCTCTCGCCCGGCTGCGTCGCCGGCGCCATCTGGGACGCCGTCCGGCAGAACCGCGACGAGGCCTACATCCCCACCTGGCTGACCGTCCCGGGCCGGGTCCGCGGCCTCGCTCCGGGCCTGTACCGCCGCCTGCTGAACCGCTTCGGCTGA
- a CDS encoding YceI family protein, which translates to MSIFSRHDTKTAATTGAAVSPELAALTGDYTIDPAHSTIGFVARHAMVTNVKGGFQDFTGTLHLDGTDPSRSTASLDVVMDSIDTGNADRDGHLKSADFFKADEFPAMTFRSTKAEALGGDDYRITGDLTILGTTRQLAIDLEFNGAAKDPFGNERVGFEGKAEILRSEWGLTWNATLETGGVLVSDKIKLNFDISAIRNA; encoded by the coding sequence ATGAGCATCTTCAGCCGCCACGACACCAAGACCGCCGCCACCACCGGTGCCGCCGTGAGCCCCGAGCTGGCCGCCCTGACCGGCGACTACACGATCGACCCCGCGCACTCGACGATCGGCTTCGTCGCTCGGCACGCCATGGTCACCAACGTCAAGGGCGGCTTCCAGGACTTCACCGGCACGCTCCACCTCGACGGCACCGACCCGTCGCGGTCGACGGCCTCGCTGGACGTCGTGATGGACAGCATCGACACGGGCAACGCAGACCGTGACGGCCACCTCAAGAGCGCGGACTTCTTCAAGGCGGACGAGTTCCCGGCCATGACGTTCCGCTCCACCAAGGCGGAGGCGCTCGGCGGTGACGACTACCGGATCACCGGCGACCTGACGATCCTCGGCACCACCCGGCAGCTCGCCATCGACCTCGAGTTCAACGGCGCCGCGAAGGACCCCTTCGGCAACGAGCGCGTCGGCTTCGAGGGCAAGGCGGAGATCCTGCGCTCCGAGTGGGGCCTGACCTGGAACGCCACGCTGGAGACCGGCGGCGTCCTGGTCTCCGACAAGATCAAGCTCAACTTCGACATCTCGGCCATCAGGAACGCGTGA
- a CDS encoding S1 family peptidase, translating into MKRLLTALKRCAALGAAALAIASLQPVSAAQAAPSPVVGGTRAAQGEFPFMVRLSMGCGGALYTQQIVLTAAHCVGSSGNNTGITATAGVVDLQSSNGRVQVRSTKVLRAPGYNGTGKDWALIKLAQPINLPTLKIATTAQYNTGDFTVAGWGANREGGSQQRYLLKATVPFVSDAACKAYGGLYSGLVANEEICAGFDAGGVDTCQGDSGGPMFRKDNAGGWIQVGIVSWGEGCARPEAPGVYTEVSTFASAIASAASTL; encoded by the coding sequence TTGAAGAGACTCCTCACGGCCCTCAAGAGATGCGCGGCACTCGGCGCCGCCGCCCTCGCGATCGCCAGCCTTCAGCCCGTCTCCGCCGCCCAGGCCGCCCCCTCTCCCGTCGTCGGCGGGACCCGGGCCGCGCAGGGCGAGTTCCCGTTCATGGTCCGGCTCTCCATGGGCTGTGGCGGCGCGCTCTACACCCAGCAGATCGTGCTCACGGCCGCGCACTGCGTGGGCAGTTCCGGCAACAACACCGGCATCACCGCCACCGCGGGGGTCGTCGACCTCCAGTCCTCCAACGGCCGGGTCCAGGTCCGCTCCACCAAGGTGCTGCGCGCCCCGGGCTACAACGGCACCGGCAAGGACTGGGCGCTCATCAAACTCGCGCAGCCCATCAACCTGCCGACCCTGAAGATCGCCACCACCGCGCAGTACAACACCGGGGACTTCACCGTCGCCGGGTGGGGCGCGAACCGTGAGGGCGGCTCCCAGCAGCGCTACCTCCTGAAGGCGACCGTGCCGTTCGTCAGCGACGCCGCGTGCAAGGCCTACGGCGGTCTCTACAGCGGCCTCGTCGCGAACGAGGAGATCTGCGCCGGCTTCGACGCGGGCGGGGTCGACACCTGCCAGGGCGACTCCGGCGGCCCGATGTTCCGCAAGGACAACGCCGGCGGCTGGATCCAGGTCGGCATCGTCAGCTGGGGCGAGGGCTGCGCCCGTCCCGAGGCTCCCGGCGTCTACACGGAGGTGTCCACGTTCGCCTCCGCCATCGCTTCGGCGGCGTCGACCCTCTGA
- a CDS encoding YdeI/OmpD-associated family protein, with product MTPFDDGTCSLPFGTTADLDSWLTAHPAPHSGLWVRVAKKGSGIPSVSAADVNDVALCHGWITGQRKGLDASYYLQRITPRRPGSLWSLVNVRRIEELTAAGRMRPGGLAEVSAARADGRWEAAYASQAEAEVPADLVEALNGSPRAAAAFEALGRTDRYLAMLGVLRARTAGSRAAQVAAAVAKLESAERETR from the coding sequence ATGACCCCTTTCGACGACGGCACCTGTTCCCTCCCCTTCGGCACCACGGCCGACCTGGACTCCTGGCTGACCGCCCACCCGGCCCCGCACTCCGGCCTCTGGGTCAGGGTCGCGAAGAAGGGTTCGGGCATCCCGTCCGTCAGCGCCGCCGACGTCAACGACGTGGCGCTGTGTCACGGGTGGATCACCGGGCAGCGCAAGGGACTCGACGCGTCGTACTACCTCCAGCGGATCACCCCCCGGCGCCCCGGCAGCCTGTGGTCCCTGGTCAACGTCCGCCGGATCGAGGAGCTGACAGCCGCCGGACGAATGCGGCCCGGCGGCCTCGCGGAGGTGTCGGCCGCGCGGGCGGACGGCCGCTGGGAGGCGGCCTACGCGTCGCAGGCGGAGGCCGAGGTCCCGGCGGACCTGGTGGAGGCGCTGAACGGGAGCCCCCGCGCGGCCGCGGCCTTCGAGGCGCTGGGCCGCACGGACCGGTACCTGGCGATGCTCGGCGTCCTCCGCGCCCGGACCGCGGGGAGCAGGGCTGCCCAGGTGGCGGCGGCGGTGGCGAAGCTGGAGTCGGCGGAGCGGGAGACGCGGTGA
- a CDS encoding TetR/AcrR family transcriptional regulator, with protein sequence MGTAEPKPRRITMTPAARRVLAAAARLFYERGIHAVGVDLISAEAGVTKKTLYDRFGSKEQIVVEYLADRDERWRAFLAEHLDAAGQAPRERVLAVFDASRAWAEEFGPRGCSMVNAHAEIGDPAHPAHPIITGQKRWMLALFTGLAAEIAPETADSTARTLMLLHEGALVAHGLGVFPDAIAQAREQARALLA encoded by the coding sequence ATGGGTACCGCCGAGCCGAAGCCGCGCCGCATCACGATGACGCCCGCCGCCCGCCGCGTTCTGGCGGCCGCCGCCCGGCTGTTCTACGAGCGCGGCATCCACGCCGTCGGCGTCGACCTCATCTCCGCCGAGGCCGGCGTCACGAAGAAGACGCTCTACGACCGGTTCGGTTCCAAGGAGCAGATCGTCGTGGAGTACCTCGCGGACCGCGACGAGCGCTGGCGGGCCTTCCTCGCCGAGCACCTCGACGCGGCGGGACAGGCCCCGCGCGAGCGCGTCCTGGCGGTGTTCGACGCCTCGCGCGCGTGGGCCGAGGAGTTCGGCCCACGGGGGTGCAGCATGGTCAACGCCCACGCGGAGATCGGCGACCCCGCCCATCCGGCCCACCCGATCATCACCGGCCAGAAGCGGTGGATGCTCGCCCTGTTCACGGGTCTCGCCGCGGAGATCGCGCCCGAGACGGCCGACTCGACGGCCCGGACGCTGATGCTCCTGCACGAGGGCGCCCTGGTCGCCCACGGCCTGGGCGTCTTCCCGGACGCCATCGCCCAGGCCCGCGAACAGGCCCGCGCGCTCCTGGCATAG
- a CDS encoding DMT family transporter — MNILLSLAFVLCWSSGFIGAKLGAGSASALTVLMWRFLPLAVVLVAVAVVMRSAWRGLTARDLARQAVVGVLSQSGYLLSVYHAIQLGVSSGTTALIDGVQPLVAGALAGPLLGQYVSGRQWLGLGLGLGGVAVVTLADAAAGGDVAWWAYGIPLLGMLSLVAATFLESRARSRVAPSVSLTVHCVTSAVLFSVLALGSGSAAPPARGDFWVAVAWLVGLSTFGGYGLYWLILKRSGVTEVNTLMFLMAPVTAVWGALMFGEPFGVQTALGLTVCLVAVVVVHRGGGRSGTSLTAARSEREENRWTRSPGST, encoded by the coding sequence GTGAACATCCTCTTGTCCCTCGCCTTCGTCCTGTGCTGGAGTTCCGGCTTCATCGGGGCCAAGCTCGGCGCCGGCAGCGCGTCCGCGCTCACGGTTCTGATGTGGCGGTTCCTGCCGCTGGCCGTCGTCCTCGTCGCCGTCGCCGTCGTCATGCGATCGGCCTGGCGGGGCCTCACCGCCCGGGATCTCGCCCGGCAGGCCGTGGTCGGCGTGCTGTCGCAGAGCGGCTATCTGCTCAGCGTCTATCACGCCATCCAGCTCGGCGTCTCCAGCGGTACGACGGCCCTCATCGACGGGGTCCAGCCCCTGGTCGCCGGGGCCCTCGCGGGGCCGCTGCTCGGGCAGTACGTCTCGGGCCGGCAGTGGCTCGGCCTGGGCCTGGGGCTGGGCGGCGTCGCCGTGGTCACACTGGCCGACGCGGCCGCGGGCGGCGACGTGGCGTGGTGGGCGTACGGCATCCCGCTGCTCGGCATGCTGTCCCTGGTCGCGGCGACGTTCCTGGAGAGCCGGGCCCGCTCCCGGGTCGCGCCGTCGGTGTCGCTGACCGTCCACTGCGTCACCAGTGCGGTCCTCTTCTCGGTACTGGCCCTCGGCAGCGGATCGGCCGCACCGCCCGCTCGCGGGGATTTCTGGGTGGCGGTCGCCTGGCTCGTGGGGCTGTCCACGTTCGGCGGGTACGGGCTGTACTGGCTCATCCTGAAGCGCTCCGGGGTCACCGAGGTCAACACGCTGATGTTCCTGATGGCCCCGGTCACCGCGGTCTGGGGCGCGCTGATGTTCGGTGAGCCGTTCGGCGTGCAGACCGCTCTCGGGCTGACCGTCTGCCTCGTGGCGGTCGTCGTCGTCCATCGCGGCGGCGGCCGGAGCGGCACGAGCCTGACCGCCGCCCGGTCGGAGCGGGAGGAAAACCGGTGGACCCGGTCCCCCGGCTCCACCTAG